Proteins encoded by one window of Vampirovibrionales bacterium:
- a CDS encoding YtxH domain-containing protein — MSSSSNSNFVAGALFGALVGAVAALLMAPRSGAETRQIIADETARRRGELEDKAGRLKEKASELKGIAQEKACELKGIAQEKAQHLSVGVRDSAEMLREKARQISSDLETTGRETWARLTDKASDVAQQNSQHDSEHSHASV; from the coding sequence ATGTCCAGCTCATCGAATTCCAATTTTGTCGCGGGCGCGTTGTTCGGCGCTTTAGTCGGCGCTGTGGCGGCCCTCTTGATGGCCCCTCGCAGCGGCGCGGAAACCCGTCAAATTATTGCCGATGAAACCGCCCGTCGTCGCGGTGAATTAGAAGACAAGGCCGGCCGCTTAAAAGAAAAAGCCAGCGAATTGAAAGGCATCGCGCAAGAGAAAGCCTGCGAACTCAAAGGCATTGCGCAGGAAAAGGCCCAACACCTGAGCGTCGGCGTGCGCGACTCCGCTGAGATGCTGCGTGAAAAAGCGCGCCAAATCTCTTCGGATCTCGAAACGACCGGTCGCGAAACCTGGGCCCGCCTGACGGATAAAGCCAGCGACGTGGCGCAACAAAATTCTCAGCACGATTCGGAGCACTCGCACGCGTCCGTATGA
- a CDS encoding YtxH domain-containing protein gives MRNESNRHEESAGDDVFAFSLGLLVGGLFGSALALLLAPMSGREMRHRVRIFVESLPERVEDEMDPASPTRQFIDRTRVKIENRVEKAQHDRYARRVADAKQREESASGAH, from the coding sequence ATGCGCAATGAATCCAACCGTCATGAGGAATCGGCGGGCGATGACGTCTTTGCTTTTTCGCTGGGGCTGCTGGTCGGCGGCCTGTTTGGCTCTGCGCTGGCCCTGCTGCTGGCGCCGATGAGCGGCCGTGAGATGCGGCATCGCGTTCGGATTTTTGTCGAAAGTCTGCCCGAGCGCGTGGAAGATGAGATGGATCCCGCCAGCCCGACGCGTCAATTTATTGATCGCACGCGCGTTAAGATTGAAAATCGCGTGGAAAAGGCGCAACATGATCGCTACGCCCGGCGCGTGGCCGACGCCAAGCAGCGCGAAGAGTCGGCGTCGGGCGCGCACTAG